One Oncorhynchus kisutch isolate 150728-3 linkage group LG11, Okis_V2, whole genome shotgun sequence genomic region harbors:
- the ptchd3a gene encoding patched domain-containing protein 3 produces MPVFNMAGCRTDCVEKPFSIGFQKFGRFVGRHPWWFFICPLVISTALGTGFYFLEDMEANNIEDQFTPVNGPAKLERKFVEENFPLNNSVYSNQRLYTMGEFASFIAVSRDPNIFTDGAIKEILSLDKKVREIKHSRGHEQLTYEGLCARKSNKCIPNKILDIMNHYGSNIDQAELTFPFFRFGFTTIFLGYSVGGVNVSSTVIKSAKAIRLFYCLKEGNRSTTDLWLNEFLKVFPSNQSLNFITVTHSTSLSRQVEFEANTRDVIPLFSITYVIAIVFSIVSCLRFDCVRNKVWVATFGVLSAGLAVLSAFGMMLHIGVPFVMTVANSPFLILGIGVDDMFILISCWQQTNVHARVEDRLADTYKEAAISITITTLTDVLAFYIGLMTPFRSVQSFCLYTSTAILFCFLYSITFFGAFLVLNGRRENSNKHWLTCKEVPEDCPVGRSKWYDLCCVGGAYDRHTGAEEVQPMNHFFKKHYGPFLVKPWTKVCVILLYSVYLSISIYGCFQIQEGIDLRNLAADDSYVNRYYDDEKAYFYEYGPNIMVIIRGEFAYWEEKNMLDLESCVEDFKNLSFIEKDIFTSWLKSYKYYGYHTNLNLSVENVFKTNLSSFLRSYSDFKQDVNFTNNSIRASRFFIQTVNITTAIDEMNMLNNLRDTARRCSVPLLVYHPVFIYHDQYAVIVSNTVQNISVTTAVMLLISLLLIPNPLCCLWVTFSIASVIVGVTGFMALWDVNLDTISMIILVVCIGFSVDFSAHISYAFVSNKKPTANEKAVEALFHLGYPILQGALSTILGVIVLSASKNYIFRTFFKIMFLVIFFGLFHGITFIPVFLTFFDFFSSNSGNVSPQEKRALENEAMTNCQLKNIQEKAIDHDKQIYDNHTFLPDNQQLFPTQACPSAWTLTVNTHPTQSGQMCMASTVPMFRVDNQTYEVQMYTASNDAVTVNCNQNLGAGEYHCVIGNNQPPVSQECNAPFINCSDSADPVP; encoded by the exons ATGCCGGTATTTAATATGGCTGGGTGTCGGACAGACTGCGTTGAGAAGCCATTCTCCATTGGATTTCAGAAATTCGGCCGTTTCGTGGGAAGGCATCCTTGGTGGTTCTTTATCtgccccctggtcatctctacagcGCTCGGGACTGGGTTTTACTTTCTTGAGGACATGGAGGCCAACAACATCGAGGACCAATTTACACCAGTAAACGGACCCGCAAAACTTGAGAGGAAATTTGTAGAAGAGAACTTTCCGCTGAATAACTCGGTGTATTCAAACCAGAGACTGTACACCATGGGGGAATTTGCATCCTTCATAGCGGTCTCAAGAGATCCCAACATCTTCACGGATGGAGCCATCAAAGAAATATTAAGTTTAGACAAGAAGGTCCGGGAAATAAAACATTCGAGAGGTCATGAACAGCTTACATATGAAGGACTTTGCGCCAGAAAATCCAATAAATGTATTCCCAATAAAATATTAGATATCATGAATCATTATGGTAGCAACATTGACCAGGCTGAACTCACCTTTCCATTTTTCCGTTTTGGATTCACAACAATATTTCTAGGATATTCTGTCGGTGGAGTTAATGTAAGCTCAACAGTCATAAAGAGTGCTAAAGCAATACGACTTTTTTATTGTCTGAAAGAAGGTAACCGCTCTACAACAGATCTGTGGCTAAACGAATTCCTCAAGGTTTTCCCCTCCAACCAGTCACTGAATTTCATCACG GTTACACATTCTACATCACTGTCTAGGCAGGTGGAATTCGAGGCCAACACCAGGGACGTTATCCCCTTGTTTTCCATCACATATGTTATCGCCATAGTCTTTTCCATTGTGTCTTGCTTAAG GTTTGATTGTGTGAGGAACAAGGTATGGGTGGCCACCTTTGGAGTATTATCTGCAGGGCTTGCGGTGCTGTCTGCCTTCGGGATGATGCTGCATATTGGAGTGCCTTTTGTAATGACTGTGGCTAACTCCCCCTTCTTGATATTGG GTATTGGTGTTGATGACATGTTCATCCTCATATCCTGCTGGCAGCAGACCAACGTTCACGCCCGGGTGGAAGACCGCTTAGCAGATACATACAAGGAGGCGGCCATTTCCATTACCATCACCACCCTGACGGATGTGTTAGCGTTCTACATCGGGCTCATGACTCCATTCCGCTCTGTGCAATCCTTCTGCCTGTACACGAGCACGGCCATCTTGTTTTGCTTTCTTTACAGCATCACCTTCTTTGGGGCATTCCTCGTACTGAATGGGAGGCGTGAGAACAGCAACAAGCACTGGCTGACATGCAAGGAGGTCCCAGAGGATTGCCCCGTGGGTCGCTCAAAATGGTACGACCTGTGCTGTGTGGGAGGAGCTTACGACCGCCATACTGGAGCAGAGGAAGTACAGCCCATGAATCACTTTTTTAAGAAGCACTACGGCCCTTTTCTGGTAAAGCCCTGGACCAAGGTGTGCGTGATCCTGCTCTATTCAGTCTATTTGTCCATCAGCATTTATGGATGCTTCCAGATACAGGAGGGTATTGACCTTCGCAATTTAGCTGCTGATGATTCATATGTGAATAGGTATTATGATGATGAAAAAGCCTACTTTTATGAGTATGGGCCAAATATCATGGTAATCATAAGGGGTGAATTTGCATACTGGGAGGAAAAGAATATGTTGGATCTTGAATCTTGTGTAGAGGACTTCAAAAACCTGTCCTTTATTGAGAAAGATATCTTTACATCCTGGCTGAAATCGTATAAATATTATGGGTACCATACAAATCTGAATTTGAGTGTTGAAAATGTTTTCAAGACAAACCTAAGTTCGTTTCTGAGATCCTACTCTGACTTCAAGCAAGATGTAAATTTCACAAATAATTCCATCCGTGCCTCACGCTTCTTCATCCAGACTGTCAATATCACTACTGCCATTGATGAAATGAACATGTTAAACAATCTGCGAGATACTGCTAGGAGATGCTCTGTCCCTCTACTGGTATACCACCCTGTCTTTATATACCATGATCAGTACGCTGTCATAGTGAGTAACACCGTTCAGAATATCTCCGTCACCACAGCAGTCATGTTATTGATCTCCCTCCTACTGATTCCAAACCCTCTCTGTTGTCTGTGGGTGACGTTCTCCATCGCTTCTGTCATTGTGGGCGTCACTGGTTTCATGGCATTGTGGGATGTTAATTTAGACACCATATCCATGATCATTCTTGTTGTCTGCATTGGATTCTCCGTGGACTTCTCCGCACACATTTCCTATGCCTTTGTTTCCAATAAGAAGCCAACTGCAAACGAGAAAGCCGTGGAAGCGCTGTTCCATTTGGGCTATCCCATACTTCAGGGTGCTTTGTCAACCATACTGGGTGTGATAGTGCTGTCTGCTTCCAAGAACTACATCTTCAGAACCTTCTTCAAGATCATGTTCCTTGTCATCTTTTTTGGACTGTTCCATGGCATAACTTTTATCCCTGTCTTTTTGACATTCTTTGACTTTTTCAGCAGCAACTCAGGCAATGTCAGCCCTCAGGAGAAAAGGGCGCTGGAAAACGAAGCCATGACCAACTGCCAGCTCAAAAACATCCAAGAGAAAGCCATTGATCACGACAAGCAAATCTATGACAATCACACCTTCCTGCCAGACAATCAACAATTATTCCCAACACAGGCCTGTCCCTCAGCCTGGACACTGACTGTCAACACCCATCCCACCCAAAGTGGTCAGATGTGCATGGCAAGCACAGTTCCCATGTTCAGAGTTGATAATCAAACATATGAAGTTCAGATGTACACAGCTAGTAATGACGCTGTCACGGTCAATTGCAACCAAAATCTGGGGGCTGGTGAATATCATTGTGTGATTGGAAATAACCAACCACCAGTTTCGCAGGAGTGTAATGCCCCGTTTATCAATTGCTCTGATTCTGCAGATCCTGTTCCTTGA
- the pks1 gene encoding uncharacterized protein pks1: MEDNKDEIAIVGIGCNFPGGEGLDNFWKVLLEGRNCVVDIPDERFDSTYWYDPDDSKPGKTQTTKAALIDGFNEFDHKFFGITEAETDFMDPQHKLLLQCSYRALEDAGMPMEKVSGTRTGVYIGLMNRDYETLLNNRPSTITHYNGTGTAMSVAANRISFIFNLTGPSFAIDSACSSSLVALHSACQAIKQGDCEMALCGGVSCIIEPRVFVALSKAKMISPEGTSKPFSSRADGYGRGEGCGIILLKPLKNALRDFDKVWGIVRRTAVNQDGHTVTPITKPSMVQQVELLHRIYSAESDLSSVQYIEAHGTGTPVGDPIEAGSISKVIAKARPPGSETLCIGSVKGNIGHTESAAGVAGLIKVLLMMKHEIIVPSLFYSEDSASIDAKALNVRVPIKAEKWGKTEPMARLAGINSFGFGGTNAHAIVKEYVQGNNTRLTTYDCPKLFVLSAASENSLAMSITDTYQRLSRDKQTDILTLMFTSACRRSHLRHKYRKAFMTSSVPDLENQLQCAMNRKLEPSRSDNRLIFVFCGNGVTYRGMCKQLLKEEPVFREKVREVENLFQNYKSTGISQKIANDFDNDDYTKPDVVQPLLFAIQVGIASLFKHWGIKPDAILGHSVGEVAAAHCSGLLSLEDAVKVIYFRSTLQSKVTGGKMLVVSNMAVSEVLKILPIYSGKVCLAAFNSPQSCALSGDADAIDNIHQKLTALFRGKNLFLRVLDVPAAYHSHMMDPIVDHIEECIGSLTANKMDCELFSTVTGDMYTHGDFSTGRYWARNIREPVSFENTIKAATKDQKNVVFVEIGPRRALQRYIQETLGNDTIVLSSVQPEKDHETMLTTVSKVFEQGVHVDWDKFYEGCEASPTPLPRYQFDNLTKEVYFEAVRQGNEKTASSQHPLISQTKHESKEHKCNLSSDTAAYLWEHKNNGVAIAPGALYVELAFASIMASSRPKMPICSMQLSVTFQSLFTLSTNSQHLKVVLEATENETMFKIQSPSATHASGTICCRSGRTLVEEQTICPDVIFKRCKSVIKGEEIYSFLSRAGFEYGPIFRQLDDVHFGDEFKEAVSAIKVSGEVLKQLHEYFLHPVVLDYFLQMTAMVAVGGLTTRPVFPSAIGSVVIAAPLQEDMIMYLRAIQETSDYLDVCGCFSNKDGHVLVELKHVRISFLGNCSHVAESFFFHNELFTITDNTHVSCKPKALIFEDILGVGTALRPYLHQTSCFVLNREFGTNPQVRDLVSHSLQGDAGVDSQEVLFMWGVQDLSHLSTEMALECLVDCCEHYRQIVLALKETKCSCTIRVITYRSAETTVDHVSPGFVLSGMTRACAAEIPSLSFQLIDLASVSSEDIQALVHVINTSKHPEVMISRGQIYSTVIVRTPIKGIASSEGTVYSLSSGQFILQTADPYRMTSLSAMPCDVKDNHIQEKSVEIQLSEICVHSSDYFSVSVSDLNFGQTMYWNKHASQNHQLLALDFSGTVTAVGKGVSKLKVGDHVVSCYPIAASSKVVIPEAACYNPKRLPFLKEAPCVSYFLLAWEILYRALPRVKQQRRLAIISSVSDSVLLKVLTQTANKSGWNAIVLPQFSGQLLNIDQCNTFVVLPPFDPSVVVRISSGATAKNIVVVCDNQVSSSANIFAHESEHTHIQTLYVSNVFQRANIKAQKTKIHNWLRSLHLDGVSQSLQTITFQSTDTRDPQPTAHCESYFRAKAVSQVVLGHADSENTLSDIPLLMRPRQLFKKSCVYIVTGGLSGLGLETVKFIAHRGGGCIATLSRSPMSAEMQFEMDTLQRRCGVSIMSVQCDVSVSGQVVNAITAIVQMFPSCPIKGVFHSAAVLHDALIETLDRSHFNKVLRPKVNGALNLHYATQHNKLDYFVCYSSISSFIGNASQSNYAAANSFLDTFSHYRRNLGLAGQSINWGPLNLGLLLNRDNFQRFLEAKGMMIMEVSEVHEALEKCLLMNNPQQVICKFNFRNLSNHVLSQNASLRGRLTALVEQELENTNMTEPIVQQLSTAHENVRAMLSEITSVSIDEVNDDTALYALGIDSMLAMTLQNYIFQERGVNVPLVKLLDPTTTLSTLVTILEESG, translated from the exons GTCTCATGAACAGGGACTATGAGACCCTCCTGAACAACAGACCCAGCACCATAACCCACTACAATGGCACAGGGACGGCTATGAGCGTGGCGGCCAACAGGATATCCTTCATCTTCAATCTCACTGGTCCCTCGTTTGCCATAGACAGTGCATGTTCCTCCTCCTTGGTGGCTCTCCATTCTGCCTGCCAGGCCATCAAGCAAG GAGACTGTGAAATGGCTCTCTGTGGCGGTGTAAGCTGTATCATAGAGCCGCGAGTCTTTGTCGCTCTCAGCAAGGCAAAGATGATTTCACCTGAAGGCACCAGCAAACCTTTCTCCAGCAGAGCAGATGGCTATGGCAGAGGAGAGGGCTGCGGGATTATTCTGCTGAAGCCACTGAAAAAC GCTCTGAGGGACTTTGACAAGGTATGGGGCATAGTAAGAAGAACTGCAGTAAACCAAGATGGTCACACTGTCACTCCAATCACCAAGCCATCCATGGTCCAGCAGGTAGAGCTACTACACAGAATCTACTCGGCAGAGTCTGACCTGTCATCTGTCCAGTACATAGAGGCTCATGGGACTGGAACTCCAGTGGGGGATCCCATAGAAGCAGGCAGCATCTCCAAAGTCATTGCCAAAGCCAGACCTCCAGGTTCAGAAACACTCTGCATCGGCTCTGTGAAAGGCAACATTGGACACACAGAATCTGCAGCTGGAGTGGCAGGTCTAATCAAGGTACTCCTAATGATGAAGCATGAAATCATTGTCCCTTCACTGTTCTACTCTGAGGACAGTGCCAGTATCGATGCCAAAGCTCTCAATGTAAGAGTTCCGATCAAAGCAGAGAAGTGGGGAAAAACAGAGCCCATGGCAAGGCTAGCTGGCATTAATAGCTTTGGGTTTGGAGGGACAAATGCTCATGCGATAGTGAAGGAGTATGTGCAGGGCAACAACACCAGATTGACTACTTATGACTGTCCCAAGTTGTTTGTTTTGTCTGCAGCCTCTGAGAACTCATTGGCAATGTCTATCACAGACACATATCAAAGACTTAGCAGAGATAAGCAAACTGACATACTCACTTTGATGTTTACCTCAGCATGTAGGAGGAGCCATTTGAGACACAAATACAGGAAAGCATTTATGACGTCCTCTGTCCCCGACTTAGAGAATCAACTGCAGTGTGCGATGAACAGGAAGCTTGAGCCATCAAGGTCAGATAACAGGTTGATTTTTGTGTTCTGTGGGAATGGAGTGACCTACAGGGGAATGTGTAAGCAGCTTCTGAAAGAGGAGCCAGTGTTCAGAGAAAAGGTCAGAGAGGTTGAGAATCTCTTCCAGAATTACAAAAGTACTGGCATCTCACAAAAGATAGCAAACGATTTTGACAATGATGATTATACCAAGCCAGATGTTGTTCAGCCCCTCCTCTTTGCCATTCAGGTTGGCATTGCCAGTCTCTTCAAGCACTGGGGCATCAAACCAGATGCCATTCTTGGCCACTCTGTTGGAGAGGTTGCTGCTGCCCACTGCTCTGGTCTGCTGTCCCTTGAGGATGCAGTGAAGGTGATCTATTTCCGCAGTACTCTGCAGAGTAAGGTAACAGGAGGGAAAATGCTTGTGGTCAGTAACATGGCTGTGTCGGAGGTCCTGAAAATCCTTCCAATCTACTCTGGGAAGGTTTGCCTGGCTGCTTTCAACAGCCCACAGTCCTGCGCCCTCTCAGGTGATGCAGACGCTATAGACAATATCCATCAAAAGCTGACAGCTTTGTTTAGAGGCAAGAATCTGTTCCTTCGTGTACTGGATGTACCTGCTGCATACCACAGCCATATGATGGATCCCATAGTGGACCATATTGAGGAATGTATTGGTTCTTTGACAGCGAACAAAATGGATTGTGAGCTTTTCTCAACAGTGACTGGAGACATGTACACCCATGGAGACTTTAGCACAGGGAGATATTGGGCTAGGAATAtccgagagccagtttcatttgAGAATACAATAAAAGCAGCGACCAAAGACCAGAAGAATGTGGTCTTTGTGGAAATAGGCCCTAGAAGGGCTCTACAAAGGTACATCCAGGAGACTCTGGGAAATGACACTATAGTTCTGTCCTCAGTGCAGCCAGAAAAAGATCATGAGACAATGCTGACCACTGTGTCCAAAGTGTTTGAACAGGGGGTCCATGTAGACTGGGACAAGTTCTACGAAGGCTGTGAGGCATCACCAACACCTCTTCCAAGATATCAGTTTGATAATCTGACAAAAGAGGTGTATTTTGAGGCTGTAAGACAAGGAAATGAaaaaacagcttcctctcaacaCCCACTGATATCTCAGACAAAGCATGAGAGCAAAGAGCACAAATGCAATCTTTCATCAGATACTGCAGCATATCTCTGGGAGCACAAAAACAATGGTGTTGCCATTGCTCCAGGTGCATTGTATGTTGAACTGGCTTTTGCCTCCATAATGGCAAGTTCAAGACCAAAGATGCCGATTTGCTCGATGCAGCTAAGTGTAACTTTTCAGAGCTTGTTTACACTCAGCACAAACTCTCAGCATTTGAAAGTGGTACTGGAGGCAACCGAGAATGAGACCATGTTTAAGATACAGTCTCCCTCAGCAACACACGCATCAGGCACCATTTGTTGTCGAAGTGGGCGAACATTGGTTGAGGAACAAACCATTTGCCCGGATGTCATTTTCAAAAGGTGCAAATCCGTGATAAAGGGGGAGGAGATCTATTCATTCCTCTCCCGTGCAGGTTTTGAGTATGGTCCTATTTTCAGACAGCTGGATGATGTACATTTCGGCGATGAATTCAAGGAGGCGGTGTCAGCAATTAAGGTCTCAGGTGAGGTGCTGAAACAGCTTCATGAGTACTTCCTTCACCCTGTGGTGTTGGACTATTTTCTGCAAATGACTGCTATGGTAGCTGTTGGAGGACTGACCACCAGGCCGGTATTCCCATCTGCCATTGGCAGTGTGGTAATAGCAGCACCTCTGCAGGAGGACATGATTATGTATCTGAGAGCAATTCAAGAAACCTCAGACTACTTAGATGTTTGTGGTTGCTTTTCCAATAAAGACGGACATGTTTTAGTGGAACTAAAGCATGTGAGGATCTCGTTTTTAGGAAATTGTTCACACGTTGCAGAGTCATTCTTCTTTCACAATGAACTTTTCACCATCACTGACAATACCCATGTAAGCTGTAAACCCAAAGCCTTGATCTTCGAGGACATCCTGGGAGTTGGCACAGCATTGAGGCCATACCTACACCAAACATCATGTTTTGTCTTGAACAGAGAGTTTGGAACCAACCCACAAGTTCGAGACTTAGTGTCTCACTCTCTTCAAGGTGATGCTGGTGTAGATTCACAGGAGGTACTGTTCATGTGGGGTGTACAAGACCTCAGTCATCTGTCGACTGAGATGGCATTGGAATGCTTGGTTGACTGCTGTGAGCATTATCGTCAGATTGTTCTTGCCTTGAAAGAAACCAAGTGTTCCTGCACAATCCGAGTCATAACCTACCGTTCAGCAGAGACGACCGTAGACCATGTCAGTCCTGGTTTTGTCCTGTCCGGCATGACAAGAGCCTGTGCTGCTGAGATACCAAGCCTCTCCTTTCAGCTGATTGACCTTGCTTCTGTGTCAAGTGAAGACATTCAGGCATTGGTTCATGTGATTAACACCAGCAAACACCCAGAGGTCATGATTAGCAGGGGCCAGATATATTCAACAGTGATAGTCCGTACGCCCATAAAAGGGATTGCCAGCTCTGAGGGAACTGTCTACTCTTTGAGTTCTGGGCAGTTCATCCTTCAGACTGCTGATCCATACAGAATGACTAGCTTGTCTGCCATGCCTTGTGATGTAAAGGATAACCACATCCAGGAGAAATCAGTTGAGATTCAGCTCAGTGAGATTTGTGTTCATTCCTCAGACTACTTTTCTGTCAGCGTCTCTGATCTGAACTTTGGCCAGACAATGTACTGGAACAAACATGCTTCTCAGAACCACCAGCTTTTGGCCCTTGACTTCAGTGGCACTGTCACAGCTGTAGGGAAAGGTGTGAGCAAACTGAAAGTGGGAGACCATGTAGTTTCATGTTATCCTATTGCTGCATCTTCTAAGGTTGTGATTCCAGAAGCAGCATGCTACAACCCGAAGAGGCTCCCATTTCTGAAGGAGGCTCCATGTGTGTCCTACTTTTTGCTGGCATGGGAAATCTTGTACAGAGCGTTACCCAGAGTCAAACAACAGAGAAGGTTGGCCATCATCTCCTCTGTATCTGACTCTGTTCTGCTGAAGGTCTTAACCCAAACAGCAAACAAATCAGGATGGAATGCCATCGTTCTTCCCCAGTTTAGTGGACAACTCCTGAACATTGATCAGTGTAATACATTTGTTGTATTGCCTCCCTTTGATCCATCTGTAGTGGTAAGAATAAGCAGTGGAGCCACAGCAAAGAATATTGTTGTAGTCTGTGACAACCAGGTGTCATCCTCAGCAAACATTTTTGCACATGAGAGTGAACATACACACATCCAAACACTTTACGTGTCAAATGTTTTCCAGAGAGCCAATATAAAGGCACAGAAAACAAAGATCCACAATTGGCTGAGGTCATTACATTTGGATGGTGTATCGCAATCTCTGCAAACCATTACCTTTCAATCGACAGACACAAGAGATCCTCAGCCCACTGCGCACTGTGAGTCCTACTTCAGAGCTAAGGCTGTGTCTCAAGTAGTTTTGGGTCATGCGGATTCAGAAAATACACTATCTGATATCCCTTTGCTAATGAGACCACGGCAGCTCTTTAAGAAGAGTTGTGTGTACATTGTGACCGGAGGGCTCTCGGGTTTGGGACTCGAGACTGTGAAGTTCATTGCTCACAGAGGTGGCGGATGCATTGCAACCCTGTCCAGAAGTCCTATGTCAGCTGAGATGCAGTTTGAGATGGACACTCTCCAGAGGAGATGTGGGGTGTCTATCATGAGTGTCCAATGTGACGTGTCAGTGTCAGGGCAGGTTGTGAATGCAATCACAGCAATTGTACAAATGTTTCCCTCCTGTCCAATCAAAGGAGTGTTTCACAGTGCAGCTGTGTTGCATGATGCTTTGATCGAAACCCTTGACCGATCACACTTCAATAAAGTTCTTCGACCCAAAGTGAATGGGGCATTGAATCTTCACTATGCAACACAGCACAACAAATTGGATTACTTTGTGTGCTACTCTTCCATCTCTTCGTTCATTGGCAATGCTTCGCAGTCTAACTATGCAGCAGCCAATTCGTTCCTGGACACTTTCTCTCATTATCGGCGAAACCTTGGGCTTGCTGGACAGTCCATCAACTGGGGGCCTTTGAACCTCGGTCTCTTGTTGAACAGAGACAATTTCCAAAGGTTTCTTGAGGCAAAGGGCATGATGATAATGGAGGTGTCAGAAGTCCATGAGGCCCTTGAAAAGTGTTTGTTGATGAACAATCCACAGCAAGTCATTTGCAAATTCAACTTCAGAAATCTGAGCAACCACGTTCTCTCCCAAAACGCATCTCTCAGAGGCAGGCTGACAGCTTTGGTCGAGCAAGAACTTGAGAACACCAACATGACAGAACCCATTGTCCAACAGCTTTCCACAGCACATGAGAATGTCAGGGCTATGCTAAGTGAAATCACCAGTGTTAGCATAGATGAGGTAAATGACGATACTGCCCTGTATGCACTGGGTATTGACTCAATGTTGGCTATGACTCTGCAGAATTACATCTTCCAAGAGAGAGGTGTGAATGTTCCCCTGGTTAAACTACTGGAtccaaccaccacactgtctacATTGGTAACAATTCTGGAAGAGAGTGGGTAA